Proteins from a genomic interval of Phenylobacterium sp. LH3H17:
- the fliR gene encoding flagellar biosynthetic protein FliR — MEHYAAASQVYAGGLIFARIGAMIMLLPGFGDATVPPRIRLAFAFLMALMLMPVIAKGLPVPGTVSGVGTAVIKEVLIGLMIGAILRLFMSSLAAAGEIISIQTTLAFAQTAAPGQAAPSTTLGTFLGLIGITLIMTTDLHHMFLAGIVRSYTLFPFSRDVPVADAAQLAIQTVAGSFKLGLQLAAPVVVFSLIFNIAAGLVGRVMPQFQVFFVATPLMVLFGLSLFALSLGTIGMVWVSRYRELISLFAAG, encoded by the coding sequence ATGGAGCACTACGCGGCCGCCTCTCAGGTCTATGCCGGAGGCCTGATCTTCGCCCGCATCGGCGCGATGATCATGCTGCTGCCCGGGTTCGGCGACGCCACCGTGCCGCCGCGTATCCGGCTGGCCTTCGCCTTCCTGATGGCCCTCATGCTGATGCCGGTGATCGCCAAGGGCCTGCCGGTTCCGGGCACGGTCTCGGGGGTCGGCACGGCGGTGATCAAGGAGGTGCTGATCGGGCTGATGATCGGCGCCATCCTGCGGCTCTTCATGTCGTCCCTGGCGGCGGCCGGCGAGATCATCTCGATCCAGACCACGCTCGCCTTCGCCCAGACCGCCGCGCCGGGCCAGGCCGCGCCGTCGACGACGCTCGGCACCTTCCTCGGCCTGATCGGGATCACCCTGATCATGACCACCGACCTGCACCACATGTTCCTGGCCGGGATCGTGCGCTCCTACACTCTGTTCCCGTTCTCCCGCGACGTGCCGGTGGCCGACGCCGCCCAGCTCGCCATCCAGACGGTGGCGGGCTCCTTCAAGCTCGGCCTGCAGCTTGCCGCCCCGGTGGTGGTGTTCTCGCTGATCTTCAACATCGCCGCGGGCCTGGTCGGCCGGGTGATGCCGCAGTTCCAGGTGTTCTTCGTGGCCACGCCCCTGATGGTGCTGTTCGGCCTCTCGCTCTTCGCCCTTAGCCTGGGCACCATCGGCATGGTCTGGGTCAGCCGCTATCGCGAGCTGATCAGCCTGTTCGCGGCGGGCTGA
- the flhB gene encoding flagellar biosynthesis protein FlhB produces MAEENDAASKTEEPTPGKLQKAREKGDVVKTPDLAMLASFAGAAGVLAVAGGWMSNNLANELLPFIAHPHDMRLEGGGGVEIARHSMMAAAPILLAVLVVAALLGAGGNLVQTGFMYSPEKLKPDWKKVSPMGGLKRMLGPDGLMQFFKSLVKILMVAWVGYVVVKPYVHPMQELSALDPTSILPLVIEILRKLVFAVAGLMLVIAGFDWFWQRQRFMKKMMMTKEELKEEFKNTEGDPHIKAKRRQIQIQRSRRRMMAAVPTATMVIMNPTHYAVALKYEPGETAAPQCVAKGMDAVALKIRALAEEAGVPVIEDAPLARALYAAVELDDFIPATHYEAVAKLIGFIMQTGRRAAGAA; encoded by the coding sequence ATGGCCGAAGAGAACGACGCAGCCTCGAAAACAGAAGAGCCGACACCCGGCAAGCTTCAGAAGGCCCGCGAGAAGGGCGATGTCGTCAAGACGCCGGATCTCGCCATGCTGGCCTCGTTCGCGGGGGCCGCCGGCGTGCTGGCCGTCGCCGGCGGCTGGATGTCGAACAACCTGGCCAACGAGCTGCTGCCCTTCATCGCCCATCCGCATGACATGAGGCTTGAAGGCGGCGGCGGGGTCGAGATCGCCCGCCATAGCATGATGGCCGCCGCCCCGATCCTGCTGGCCGTGCTGGTGGTGGCGGCCCTGCTGGGGGCCGGCGGGAACCTGGTCCAGACGGGCTTCATGTACAGCCCCGAAAAGCTCAAGCCCGACTGGAAGAAGGTCTCGCCGATGGGCGGACTGAAGCGGATGCTGGGCCCCGACGGGCTGATGCAGTTCTTCAAGTCGCTGGTGAAGATCCTGATGGTGGCCTGGGTCGGCTATGTGGTGGTCAAGCCCTACGTCCACCCGATGCAGGAGCTGTCGGCCTTGGACCCGACGTCGATCCTGCCCCTCGTCATCGAGATCCTCCGCAAGCTGGTCTTCGCCGTGGCCGGGCTGATGCTGGTCATCGCGGGCTTCGACTGGTTCTGGCAGCGCCAGCGCTTCATGAAGAAGATGATGATGACCAAGGAGGAGTTGAAGGAGGAGTTCAAGAACACCGAGGGCGATCCCCACATCAAGGCCAAGCGACGCCAGATTCAGATCCAGCGCTCGCGCCGCCGGATGATGGCCGCGGTGCCGACCGCCACCATGGTGATCATGAACCCGACCCACTACGCGGTGGCCCTCAAGTACGAGCCCGGCGAGACCGCCGCCCCCCAGTGCGTCGCCAAGGGCATGGACGCCGTGGCGCTCAAGATCCGCGCCCTGGCCGAGGAGGCCGGCGTGCCGGTCATCGAGGACGCGCCCCTGGCGCGCGCCCTCTACGCCGCCGTCGAGCTCGACGACTTCATCCCCGCCACCCACTACGAAGCCGTGGCCAAGCTGATCGGCTTCATCATGCAGACGGGACGACGCGCCGCCGGCGCGGCCTAA